In one Acidimicrobium ferrooxidans DSM 10331 genomic region, the following are encoded:
- a CDS encoding 3-keto-5-aminohexanoate cleavage protein, whose translation MRTQCPDQSRVDHLVLLPHLLWGWTASPPQRKLSRPRRMLLLQTRCQRVTCFGGAYSARMLVAALNGNRAPGSDRALPLTLRELAADGVSCVRAGAGALHLHPRSTGGHYAEQPRRLHPGRSRRWQGVSGPFWIVYERHTGREHPR comes from the coding sequence ATGCGTACGCAGTGCCCTGATCAATCTCGTGTCGATCATCTTGTGCTTCTTCCGCATCTCCTTTGGGGGTGGACGGCATCACCGCCCCAGCGGAAGTTGTCACGCCCAAGGAGGATGCTCCTCCTGCAGACAAGGTGCCAGCGAGTCACCTGCTTCGGCGGTGCCTATAGTGCTCGGATGCTCGTAGCCGCGCTCAACGGCAACAGAGCGCCTGGCAGCGATCGAGCGCTGCCCTTGACGCTCCGAGAACTCGCCGCTGACGGAGTCAGCTGCGTACGTGCAGGGGCTGGTGCCCTCCACCTCCATCCGAGGTCTACAGGAGGGCACTACGCTGAGCAGCCTCGCCGACTCCATCCTGGCAGGTCAAGGCGGTGGCAGGGAGTTTCTGGACCCTTCTGGATCGTCTACGAACGCCATACGGGACGCGAGCATCCCCGATAG
- a CDS encoding UPF0182 family protein gives MRVPQDMTRERRGPSRAQLILVGVVVIAIVLLLSLKGLAVFFTDYLWFSNYHLGEVWSGVLLAKVELWVVFAAIYLAGALTSMVVAQRQGLRQPADHDDELVQRYRAFANRRRWVLPVVLAVVTTLIVASQAPAEWKNWLLFGHSESFPMRDPEFHVNVGFYVFRLPFIEFLISWFFLAAAFTFVLTAVVGYLTGSIQPQRREQRVAPSMKAHLSVLLAVMALIKAIGYYFQRYQLDFSTRGFVEGASYTDVHAQLPAINLLIFISAVACVLFVINIFRQGWVLPVIGLGLWAFISIVLGAIYPAIIQKFVVDPAQGQKELPYIARNIAATRYAYDIADVPSEPYSATANTSSSVEQANLDSLGAARLWGTSTPQQTFGKLQAIRSYYQFPSLSIENDTINGKPTPVIIGVRELNAANLPAQSWVNQHLQFTHGYGVALAPANEISAAGNPIFLIRDLPPTSSGGAPTLTQPQVYYGQGLSGYVIADSRQAEIDYQLPDGASSETHYAGSGGVRLSSLLVRAAFAMRFGDINILVSSLLTTHSRIMFERDLLQRVEMAMPVLHYGSNPYPVIVDGHIDWVINGYTTTANFPYSEQANTQALSSSAPLANTSFNYVRNSVKVVVNAYTGAMHFYVTDPSDPIIQAYEAAFPHVFQPVSAMPAAIASHLRYPSDLLAVQSAMYGIYHVTNPSTFYSGGNAWSLSAQPQNGSISSGSSFSFGGTSQNLMSPIYEMAKVPGTSSPQLALMEAFVPFSQSGGQQNLTGLLFGEASASDPTQLVALTTPSSGQIDGPALVASRIVSATNVSQEITLLDQHGSNVSLGGLTALPLGQNLLWVRPMYVSSQANPLPEIKEVIGVYGTQVAMEPTFAGVLRDIFGVVPSGVQGSSRTSTTATVPSSAAGLLAKADQLYSEAQAALKSGNLGAYQSDIEQIGQILSELKAASVTGKAAG, from the coding sequence ATGCGCGTCCCCCAGGACATGACCCGGGAGCGTCGCGGACCATCACGGGCGCAGCTCATCCTCGTCGGCGTGGTCGTCATCGCGATCGTGTTGCTGCTGTCGCTCAAGGGTCTCGCCGTCTTCTTCACGGATTACCTCTGGTTCTCGAACTATCACCTCGGCGAGGTGTGGAGCGGGGTCCTGCTCGCCAAGGTCGAGCTGTGGGTCGTGTTCGCGGCGATCTACCTCGCAGGGGCGCTCACCAGCATGGTCGTCGCGCAACGCCAGGGCCTGCGCCAACCGGCCGACCACGACGACGAACTGGTGCAGCGCTATCGCGCCTTCGCCAACCGTCGTCGGTGGGTGCTGCCCGTCGTGCTCGCCGTGGTGACGACGCTCATCGTCGCCTCCCAAGCACCTGCCGAATGGAAGAACTGGCTGCTCTTCGGCCACAGCGAGTCCTTCCCGATGCGAGACCCCGAATTTCACGTCAACGTTGGGTTCTACGTCTTTCGACTCCCGTTCATCGAGTTCCTGATCTCGTGGTTCTTCCTTGCTGCGGCCTTCACGTTCGTGCTCACCGCGGTCGTCGGGTACCTGACCGGATCGATCCAGCCCCAGCGCCGAGAGCAGCGGGTCGCACCCTCGATGAAGGCCCACCTGTCGGTCCTGCTCGCAGTGATGGCCCTCATCAAGGCCATTGGTTACTACTTCCAGCGTTACCAGTTGGACTTCTCGACCAGGGGCTTCGTCGAGGGAGCGAGCTACACCGACGTCCACGCCCAGCTCCCCGCGATCAATCTGCTGATCTTCATCTCCGCGGTGGCCTGCGTCCTGTTCGTCATCAACATCTTCCGTCAGGGTTGGGTGTTGCCGGTCATCGGGCTGGGCCTGTGGGCGTTCATCTCGATCGTGCTGGGAGCGATCTATCCGGCCATCATCCAGAAGTTCGTGGTGGATCCCGCCCAGGGTCAGAAGGAGCTTCCCTACATCGCGCGCAACATCGCTGCGACGCGCTACGCCTACGACATCGCCGATGTTCCCTCAGAGCCCTATTCTGCGACCGCGAATACGAGTTCGTCGGTGGAGCAGGCGAACCTGGACTCCCTTGGCGCGGCGCGGCTCTGGGGAACCTCGACGCCCCAGCAGACCTTCGGCAAGCTCCAGGCCATTCGCTCGTACTACCAGTTCCCCTCGCTCTCGATCGAGAACGACACGATCAACGGCAAGCCCACACCGGTCATCATCGGCGTTCGAGAGCTGAACGCAGCGAACCTTCCAGCCCAGTCCTGGGTCAACCAGCATCTGCAGTTCACGCATGGTTACGGTGTCGCGCTGGCACCGGCGAACGAGATCTCGGCCGCGGGCAACCCCATCTTCTTGATCCGTGATCTTCCGCCGACCTCGTCGGGCGGTGCTCCGACGCTCACGCAGCCGCAGGTCTACTACGGCCAAGGTCTCTCGGGCTACGTGATCGCTGACAGCCGCCAAGCGGAGATCGACTACCAGCTCCCCGATGGGGCGTCGTCGGAGACCCACTACGCCGGCTCGGGCGGTGTCCGACTCTCGTCGCTGCTCGTGCGTGCGGCATTTGCGATGCGCTTCGGCGACATCAACATCCTGGTGTCGAGCCTGCTGACCACCCACTCGCGCATCATGTTCGAGCGCGATCTCCTCCAGCGCGTCGAGATGGCCATGCCGGTGTTGCACTACGGGTCGAATCCCTATCCGGTGATCGTCGACGGCCACATCGACTGGGTCATCAACGGCTACACCACCACAGCGAACTTCCCCTATTCGGAGCAGGCCAACACGCAGGCGCTGTCGTCGAGCGCACCGCTTGCCAACACGTCGTTCAACTACGTTCGCAACTCGGTGAAGGTGGTCGTGAACGCCTACACCGGTGCCATGCACTTCTATGTCACCGACCCCTCGGATCCGATCATCCAGGCCTACGAGGCGGCGTTTCCCCATGTCTTCCAGCCGGTCTCGGCGATGCCAGCCGCGATCGCGAGTCACCTCCGCTACCCGAGTGATCTCCTCGCCGTGCAGTCGGCGATGTACGGCATCTACCACGTGACGAATCCGTCGACGTTCTACTCGGGTGGCAACGCGTGGTCGCTGTCGGCACAGCCGCAGAACGGCTCGATCTCGTCGGGAAGCTCGTTCAGCTTCGGCGGCACGAGCCAAAACCTGATGAGCCCGATCTACGAGATGGCAAAGGTGCCCGGCACCTCCTCGCCGCAGCTGGCACTGATGGAGGCATTCGTGCCGTTCTCGCAGAGCGGCGGGCAGCAGAACCTGACCGGCCTGCTCTTTGGCGAGGCGTCGGCGTCCGATCCGACGCAGCTCGTGGCGTTGACGACTCCGAGTTCGGGCCAGATCGACGGCCCCGCATTGGTTGCGTCGCGCATCGTGTCTGCGACCAATGTGTCTCAGGAGATCACGCTGCTCGACCAGCACGGCTCGAACGTGTCGCTCGGGGGCCTCACGGCGCTACCGCTCGGTCAGAACCTCCTGTGGGTTCGCCCGATGTACGTCTCGAGCCAGGCGAATCCGCTGCCTGAGATCAAGGAAGTGATCGGCGTGTACGGGACGCAGGTTGCGATGGAGCCGACGTTCGCGGGTGTCCTGCGCGACATCTTCGGCGTCGTGCCGTCGGGCGTGCAGGGTTCGTCGCGCACGTCGACGACGGCTACCGTTCCGAGTTCAGCCGCCGGGCTGCTCGCCAAGGCCGATCAGCTCTACAGTGAGGCGCAAGCCGCCTTGAAGTCCGGCAACCTCGGGGCCTACCAGAGCGACATCGAGCAGATCGGTCAGATCCTGTCGGAGCTCAAGGCCGCGAGCGTGACCGGCAAGGCGGCGGGGTAG
- a CDS encoding S16 family serine protease: MRQRRMSDAVVAGAKLWVVGWLLLLLGWGVFGRIGEVALAPGATVAIAPLVRVAGRPPATLDIASATTTARPLSPLGWLIASFDPAESVVPEIVGARSGDPAVLSASQQSEIAALVAACRAVGVRVESMEGQVVRGVLPTSPLRGVVHAGDLVVGVDGVPVPTPAAFASAVAAAVTHTRVTLSLVRSTASGLSRFVSSVTVPSVAGELGLVTSPATAAITPVHLELRLPDADTASSGLAVGLAIADELRPALLARAPRQPIAALAGIDPSGALVAVSGLRQRLLAARVAGIQTVIVATSQIVQARADAAGRMRVLAAATLRGALQLLDRLRPEAAAHSAR; this comes from the coding sequence GTGCGTCAGAGGAGGATGAGCGACGCCGTCGTTGCCGGGGCGAAGCTGTGGGTCGTCGGATGGCTGCTCCTCCTGCTCGGGTGGGGGGTGTTCGGACGCATCGGTGAGGTGGCCCTTGCGCCGGGTGCGACCGTGGCGATCGCGCCGCTCGTGCGCGTGGCGGGGCGGCCGCCCGCCACGCTGGACATCGCGAGCGCGACCACGACCGCGCGACCGCTCTCGCCACTTGGTTGGCTGATCGCAAGCTTCGACCCCGCCGAATCGGTGGTCCCCGAGATCGTGGGGGCACGTTCTGGCGATCCAGCCGTGCTCAGCGCATCGCAGCAGTCGGAGATCGCTGCGCTGGTCGCGGCCTGTCGAGCAGTCGGCGTTCGGGTCGAGTCGATGGAGGGCCAGGTGGTGCGTGGTGTGCTCCCGACGTCTCCGCTCCGGGGTGTCGTGCACGCTGGCGATCTCGTGGTCGGGGTCGACGGCGTTCCCGTGCCGACGCCAGCAGCGTTCGCCAGCGCCGTCGCCGCGGCCGTCACCCACACGCGTGTGACCTTGTCGTTGGTGCGTTCGACGGCCTCAGGACTCTCGCGGTTCGTCTCGTCGGTGACGGTGCCCTCGGTCGCCGGGGAACTCGGACTCGTGACCTCACCTGCGACCGCCGCCATCACGCCGGTGCATCTCGAGCTGCGCCTGCCCGACGCCGACACGGCGTCGTCAGGGCTGGCGGTGGGCCTGGCGATCGCCGACGAACTTCGTCCTGCGCTGCTCGCCCGCGCCCCGCGCCAGCCGATCGCCGCGCTCGCCGGGATCGATCCGAGCGGGGCACTCGTGGCCGTGTCCGGACTTCGCCAGCGTCTCCTCGCGGCTAGAGTTGCCGGCATCCAGACGGTCATCGTCGCAACATCGCAAATCGTGCAGGCGAGGGCCGACGCGGCGGGGAGAATGCGCGTGCTTGCAGCTGCCACCTTGCGTGGAGCCCTCCAGCTCCTCGACCGGCTCCGGCCGGAGGCGGCGGCGCACAGCGCTCGGTAG
- a CDS encoding class II aldolase/adducin family protein, which yields MTTWLSRAEAASELVAASALLFEAEVMSRSGHGNLSCRIGDDTILMTSSGSIRNLDPSTLAVVGLDGTVREGAIAPENAEIIEMHTQVYRLRPELGAIIHTHSPNLTAFAYAHEPLPIRSEPMLRFGQAVAVPVAPWAPRGSHESVGGIVEALRNAPESQAVLLANHGLLALGAAPTAVARLIVALEEAATEERFAAALGGAKDFPADALAKVQASMARVR from the coding sequence ATGACAACATGGCTTTCTCGCGCCGAAGCCGCGTCAGAACTCGTGGCGGCGAGCGCACTGCTGTTCGAGGCGGAGGTGATGTCGCGCTCCGGTCACGGCAATCTCTCCTGCCGCATCGGCGACGACACGATCCTCATGACCTCGTCGGGATCGATCCGCAACCTCGATCCTTCGACGCTGGCCGTCGTCGGACTCGACGGCACCGTTCGCGAAGGGGCGATCGCGCCGGAGAACGCCGAGATCATCGAGATGCACACACAGGTCTACCGGCTTCGCCCCGAGCTCGGTGCGATCATCCACACCCATTCACCGAACCTCACGGCCTTCGCCTATGCCCATGAGCCGCTGCCCATTCGCTCCGAGCCCATGCTTCGGTTCGGCCAGGCGGTCGCGGTTCCCGTAGCGCCCTGGGCGCCTCGCGGATCACACGAGTCGGTGGGCGGGATCGTCGAAGCACTGCGGAACGCCCCAGAGAGTCAGGCGGTGCTCCTCGCCAATCACGGGTTGCTGGCTCTCGGTGCCGCACCAACGGCGGTGGCTCGCCTCATCGTCGCCCTCGAGGAAGCGGCGACGGAGGAGCGCTTCGCGGCAGCCCTCGGTGGCGCCAAGGACTTTCCCGCCGATGCGCTCGCCAAGGTCCAAGCCTCGATGGCGAGGGTACGGTGA
- a CDS encoding carboxymuconolactone decarboxylase family protein: MSTSDRFSSIRDGYLRFFGSVPASFEERARVARLVGREATLEAAEALRAAAIYDNPLGPRLQQLVHFGQLLVLGEEGPAALHARTAVRHGATMADLVGVVETALITAGVPAYALGMRVLAALDHVDESDTP; this comes from the coding sequence GTGAGCACGTCCGACCGCTTCTCGTCGATTCGTGACGGGTATCTGCGGTTCTTCGGCTCGGTCCCCGCGTCGTTCGAGGAGCGGGCGCGGGTGGCGCGTCTCGTTGGTCGAGAGGCGACCCTGGAGGCCGCAGAGGCCCTCCGAGCCGCCGCGATCTACGACAATCCGCTCGGGCCGCGCCTGCAGCAGCTCGTCCACTTCGGCCAGCTCCTCGTGCTCGGCGAGGAGGGCCCTGCGGCGCTGCACGCCCGCACCGCGGTTCGCCACGGCGCAACGATGGCCGATCTCGTGGGCGTCGTCGAGACTGCGCTCATCACGGCCGGCGTCCCCGCCTATGCGCTCGGGATGCGCGTGCTCGCAGCACTCGATCATGTCGACGAGTCCGACACACCCTGA
- a CDS encoding MarR family winged helix-turn-helix transcriptional regulator yields MSTSPTHPELGAGWLLGAVHRHIRSRWAERIRAYDVTPPQAAALRALASAPGLSLRELARQIEAEPINLSRTLEPLEERGLVCREPRPNDRRAHALVLTPRGLDLAASLTAAAAEFEHELATLLDPGFDQTVAWLHRALATLRTSEPSQPG; encoded by the coding sequence ATGTCGACGAGTCCGACACACCCTGAACTCGGCGCGGGCTGGCTGCTCGGAGCAGTCCACCGACACATCCGTTCGCGCTGGGCGGAGCGGATTCGTGCCTACGACGTCACGCCACCGCAGGCTGCGGCGCTTCGTGCCCTCGCGAGCGCCCCAGGACTGTCGCTGCGGGAGCTCGCGCGACAGATCGAAGCAGAGCCGATCAACCTGTCGCGCACGCTCGAACCTCTCGAGGAACGTGGCCTCGTGTGTCGCGAGCCGAGACCCAACGATCGGCGCGCTCACGCGCTCGTGCTCACCCCACGAGGCCTGGACCTGGCCGCCTCGCTGACCGCGGCCGCGGCCGAGTTCGAGCACGAGCTGGCCACGCTCCTCGACCCAGGCTTCGACCAGACGGTGGCGTGGCTCCATCGCGCCCTCGCCACCTTGCGCACGTCCGAGCCGTCGCAGCCAGGCTGA
- a CDS encoding ABC transporter permease produces the protein MSSAVIAHERGGSVIADAWVLAGRVLRGYLRVPQSLFFSFIQPVMFVLLFRYVFGGSLGVITARLGVPYVDFLMPGILVQTIIFGAAATSVGLAEDLASGIMERFRALPISRAAVLLGRTAADLVRNLATAVIVVVVGLAVGFRPHHLVGLVVGLVVVLAFSYALSWLFAIVGLYAPSAEAAQLMSFPVLFPLTFVSSAFVPIQTLPGWLQGFARYQPVSLVMDAARLEIVGSGARALVGVSLGASLLGSLAVAVGFVIVAAPIAIRRFSRMT, from the coding sequence ATGAGCAGCGCCGTGATCGCACACGAACGTGGCGGGAGCGTGATCGCCGACGCATGGGTACTCGCAGGCCGGGTGCTCCGTGGCTACCTGCGCGTCCCACAGTCGCTGTTCTTCTCGTTCATCCAGCCGGTCATGTTCGTCCTGCTGTTTCGCTACGTCTTCGGCGGGTCGCTCGGGGTGATCACGGCTCGACTCGGGGTCCCCTACGTCGACTTTTTGATGCCGGGGATCTTGGTCCAGACGATCATCTTCGGCGCAGCGGCCACCAGCGTCGGGCTCGCCGAAGACCTCGCGTCGGGCATCATGGAGCGCTTTCGCGCCCTGCCGATCTCGCGTGCTGCGGTCCTGCTGGGCCGTACGGCCGCCGACCTCGTACGCAACCTCGCGACCGCCGTCATCGTCGTCGTCGTCGGACTTGCCGTGGGATTCCGTCCGCATCATCTCGTCGGCCTCGTGGTCGGATTGGTCGTCGTGTTGGCGTTCAGCTACGCCCTGTCCTGGTTGTTCGCCATCGTGGGTCTCTACGCTCCGAGTGCGGAGGCGGCCCAGCTCATGAGCTTTCCCGTGCTCTTTCCCCTCACGTTCGTCTCGAGTGCGTTCGTCCCGATCCAGACCCTGCCGGGTTGGCTCCAGGGGTTCGCGCGCTACCAGCCGGTCTCGCTGGTCATGGACGCGGCTCGCCTCGAGATCGTCGGCTCGGGAGCCCGCGCCCTGGTCGGTGTGAGCCTCGGCGCCTCGCTCCTCGGATCGCTCGCGGTCGCCGTGGGGTTCGTCATCGTGGCGGCGCCGATCGCGATCCGTCGGTTCTCGCGGATGACCTAG